Proteins encoded together in one Gemmatimonadota bacterium window:
- a CDS encoding TrkA family potassium uptake protein: MTDKAAYAVIGLGRFGSAIARTLAAMGYRVLAVDSRLPEVEAVGPHVAEAVQADATERAALAALHIERYPLVFNTIGDLTASILCTLALREQGVQRIIARINSQQQGRILARLGAEQILFPEQDMGERIARQVAAGPAAPLALDLGGDGSLLEMRAPAALAGRSLAAAQVRGRFGVTVVAVRRRSGADAPVTQAIVSPAAETIIGPFDLLLVAGRNPDLLRFQQAQP, from the coding sequence TTGACGGACAAGGCGGCCTACGCGGTCATCGGGCTGGGGCGGTTTGGCTCGGCCATTGCCCGGACGCTGGCGGCCATGGGATACCGCGTGCTGGCGGTTGACAGCCGCCTGCCGGAAGTGGAAGCCGTGGGGCCGCATGTCGCGGAAGCGGTGCAGGCGGATGCCACCGAGCGCGCGGCGCTCGCCGCCCTGCACATCGAGCGTTACCCGCTGGTCTTCAATACCATTGGCGACCTGACGGCCTCCATTCTCTGCACGCTGGCGCTGAGGGAGCAGGGCGTTCAGCGTATCATTGCCAGGATCAACTCGCAGCAGCAGGGCCGCATCCTTGCCCGCCTGGGGGCCGAGCAGATCCTCTTTCCCGAGCAGGATATGGGGGAGCGGATCGCACGACAGGTCGCGGCCGGGCCGGCGGCGCCGCTGGCGCTGGATCTGGGGGGCGACGGCTCGCTGCTCGAGATGCGGGCGCCTGCTGCGCTGGCTGGCCGCTCGCTCGCCGCCGCCCAGGTACGGGGCCGCTTCGGCGTGACCGTCGTCGCGGTGCGGCGGCGCAGCGGCGCGGATGCGCCGGTCACACAGGCCATCGTCTCGCCGGCGGCGGAGACCATCATCGGGCCGTTCGACCTGCTGCTGGTCGCGGGCCGCAACCCGGATCTCTTGCGCTTCCAGCAGGCGCAGCCGTAG
- the rplT gene encoding 50S ribosomal protein L20: MARTTSAVARHRKKKRYLKAAKGYWGARSKLWRIAKNAVERGWQYSYRDRKQRKRQFRRLWITRINAAAREHDLSYSRFMSGLKQAGIEVNRKALADLAVRDRAAFSELVRQAKAQLG, from the coding sequence ATGGCACGCACGACGTCGGCGGTGGCCCGGCACCGCAAGAAGAAGCGCTATCTCAAGGCGGCGAAGGGGTACTGGGGCGCACGTTCCAAGCTCTGGCGCATTGCCAAGAATGCGGTCGAGCGGGGGTGGCAGTACTCGTATCGGGACCGGAAGCAGCGCAAGCGTCAGTTTCGGCGCCTGTGGATCACGCGGATCAACGCGGCGGCCCGTGAGCATGACCTGAGCTACTCACGCTTCATGAGCGGGCTGAAACAGGCCGGGATCGAGGTGAATCGGAAAGCGCTGGCGGACCTGGCGGTTCGGGACCGCGCCGCCTTTAGCGAGCTGGTGCGCCAGGCGAAGGCGCAGCTCGGCTGA
- a CDS encoding translation initiation factor IF-3 yields the protein MSATGGSVITNDKRVRVNRQIRISPVRVIAADGTQMGIMPVEQALSVAEEDGLDLVEVAPTARPPVVRIMDYGKFKYEQARKARQAKKKQHQIQIKEVKFRPGIEVHDFEFKIRHARRFLEEGNKVKATMMFRGRQMARPELGREVLGRVAEALDDLGRVEGDAAMEGRTMTMILAPRASK from the coding sequence TTGTCCGCCACGGGAGGGAGCGTCATAACCAACGACAAAAGAGTCCGTGTCAACCGGCAGATCCGGATCAGCCCGGTCCGGGTGATCGCTGCGGACGGCACGCAGATGGGGATCATGCCGGTCGAGCAGGCGCTCTCCGTAGCCGAAGAGGACGGATTGGACCTGGTCGAAGTAGCGCCGACCGCGAGGCCCCCGGTGGTCCGCATCATGGACTACGGGAAATTCAAGTACGAGCAGGCGCGCAAGGCGCGGCAGGCGAAGAAGAAGCAGCACCAGATCCAGATCAAAGAGGTGAAGTTCCGGCCAGGGATCGAGGTGCACGATTTCGAGTTCAAGATCCGTCATGCGCGGCGCTTTCTCGAGGAGGGGAACAAGGTGAAGGCCACCATGATGTTTCGTGGCCGGCAGATGGCGCGTCCGGAGCTGGGCCGCGAGGTGCTGGGGCGAGTGGCGGAGGCGCTCGATGATCTGGGGCGGGTCGAGGGTGATGCGGCGATGGAGGGCCGGACCATGACCATGATCTTGGCGCCGCGGGCGAGCAAGTAG
- a CDS encoding phenylalanine--tRNA ligase subunit beta has protein sequence MNLSYRWLQALAPDLTDPPAALADRLAGYGAPVDELLPLGEPLRDIVIARVQTVRKHPAADRLSLCDVEVGSGPLLQVVCGAPNVREGAYYPFAPVGAVLPSGIELKKTRIRGQESQGMLCSERELGLGRDHQGIMELHGRFNPGEPLVPALGLDDVRLVVDVTANRPDLLCHYGVARELAARGEAGLTLPEVPGTAAAGDGAGPRGAAYVPDLVRAVDSVALGGVTVRLEDPAGCPRYLGAVVRGVTIAPAPEWLASRLRAVGLRPINNVVDATNYVLYELGQPLHAFDLARLAGPEVVIRRAAAGETLITLDAERHVLSEDMLVIADADRPVAVAGVMGGLDSEVTAQTRDLFLECALFDPRTVRIARRALGLPTEASYRFERGVDPEGLERALRRAVALISAVAGGATDPAAADLYPQPRTAPLLTLRPSRVSHVLGSPFDADSVASYLEPLGFAVVERTGHELRVRVPGHRWYDVWREVDLIEEVARRHGYERFPDRLEPARPSAVPEDPLFALEDRLRSHFVARGFLEARSAALAPAEDGDVALLNPLSSSESRLRRALLPALLRHLEYNFSRGARHVRLFEIGTVFAPGPVDEPPRESTRVAAVFTGSRLPPHWSEPVPELDVWDLKALLAEMADLLQLGAAAVRPEPGIPGAAAGRTGLRGADPLLEPGVFTPGLTFGVWGEAAALLGRGGPVERTLLHAPAWAGRVWGLEFLLPYPPLPPRTPAFRPIPAFPATERDLALVMPDQLTAAAVEATIREAASSLLEHLAPFDVYRGAPLPVGTRSIAYRLRFRAADRTLTDAEADQVVGRVLQRLKERLGVEPRT, from the coding sequence ATGAATCTGAGCTACCGCTGGCTGCAGGCGCTGGCCCCGGACCTGACCGATCCGCCCGCCGCACTCGCCGATCGGCTGGCCGGATACGGGGCGCCGGTGGACGAGCTGCTGCCCCTGGGCGAGCCGCTGCGCGATATCGTGATCGCCCGCGTCCAGACGGTGCGGAAGCATCCGGCGGCCGACCGCCTTTCCCTGTGCGACGTCGAGGTCGGCAGCGGGCCGTTGCTGCAGGTGGTGTGCGGAGCGCCCAACGTCCGTGAAGGCGCATATTACCCCTTCGCGCCGGTGGGCGCGGTTTTGCCCAGCGGCATCGAGCTGAAAAAAACGCGCATCCGCGGCCAGGAAAGCCAGGGAATGCTATGCAGTGAGCGGGAACTGGGGCTCGGCCGCGACCACCAGGGCATCATGGAGCTGCACGGCCGCTTCAACCCCGGCGAGCCGCTGGTGCCCGCGCTCGGGTTGGACGATGTCCGGCTGGTGGTGGATGTGACGGCGAACCGCCCGGACCTGCTCTGCCATTACGGGGTTGCCCGCGAGCTGGCGGCGCGGGGCGAGGCCGGGCTCACCCTGCCCGAGGTCCCCGGGACGGCCGCCGCCGGAGACGGCGCCGGACCACGCGGCGCAGCGTACGTGCCGGATCTGGTTCGCGCCGTCGATAGCGTAGCTCTCGGCGGTGTTACTGTCCGCCTCGAGGACCCCGCGGGTTGCCCCCGCTACCTGGGCGCGGTCGTGCGGGGCGTCACGATCGCGCCGGCGCCCGAATGGCTCGCCTCGCGGCTCCGGGCCGTGGGACTCCGCCCCATCAACAACGTTGTGGATGCAACCAACTACGTGCTCTATGAGCTGGGCCAGCCGCTCCACGCCTTCGACCTGGCGCGGCTGGCCGGCCCGGAGGTAGTGATCCGACGCGCCGCTGCGGGGGAAACCCTCATAACGCTGGATGCCGAGCGTCACGTTCTCTCCGAGGACATGCTGGTGATCGCCGACGCTGACCGGCCGGTCGCCGTGGCAGGCGTGATGGGAGGGCTCGACAGTGAAGTGACCGCGCAGACGCGGGATCTCTTCCTCGAGTGCGCGCTCTTTGACCCGCGCACGGTGCGCATCGCCCGACGCGCCCTGGGGCTGCCCACGGAGGCGAGTTACCGGTTCGAGCGCGGTGTGGACCCGGAGGGCCTCGAGCGAGCGCTCCGCCGGGCCGTGGCGCTCATCAGCGCCGTGGCCGGCGGCGCGACGGATCCGGCGGCGGCGGACCTCTACCCGCAACCAAGAACGGCGCCGCTCCTCACCCTGCGGCCGTCCCGGGTGTCGCATGTCCTGGGCAGCCCATTCGATGCCGACAGTGTAGCTTCCTATCTGGAGCCGTTGGGCTTCGCGGTCGTCGAGCGGACGGGCCATGAGTTGCGGGTGCGGGTGCCCGGGCACCGCTGGTACGACGTGTGGCGGGAAGTGGATCTGATCGAGGAGGTGGCGCGACGCCACGGCTACGAGCGGTTCCCGGACCGGCTCGAGCCGGCCCGACCGAGTGCCGTGCCGGAGGATCCGCTCTTCGCCCTCGAGGATCGGCTGCGCAGCCACTTCGTCGCACGCGGCTTCCTCGAGGCCCGCAGCGCGGCGTTGGCGCCGGCCGAGGATGGCGACGTGGCGCTGCTGAATCCCCTGTCCTCCTCGGAGAGCCGGTTGCGGCGGGCGCTGCTCCCGGCCCTGCTGCGCCATCTCGAGTACAACTTCAGCCGCGGCGCCCGCCATGTCCGGCTGTTCGAGATCGGCACGGTCTTCGCCCCCGGCCCCGTGGACGAGCCGCCACGTGAGTCGACGCGAGTTGCCGCCGTCTTCACGGGGTCCAGGTTGCCTCCGCACTGGAGCGAGCCGGTTCCCGAGCTCGATGTCTGGGACCTCAAGGCCCTACTGGCGGAAATGGCAGATCTGCTCCAGCTCGGCGCGGCTGCGGTGCGGCCGGAGCCGGGCATTCCCGGCGCCGCGGCCGGCCGGACCGGGCTGCGGGGCGCGGATCCCCTCCTCGAGCCTGGCGTGTTCACTCCAGGGCTCACCTTTGGCGTGTGGGGCGAGGCTGCCGCTCTGCTCGGGCGGGGTGGGCCAGTGGAACGGACCCTGCTGCACGCGCCGGCCTGGGCGGGCCGGGTCTGGGGGCTCGAGTTCCTGCTGCCGTATCCACCGCTGCCGCCACGGACACCCGCGTTCCGGCCGATCCCCGCCTTCCCTGCGACCGAACGTGACCTGGCGTTGGTCATGCCAGACCAGCTCACCGCCGCGGCCGTGGAAGCGACCATCCGCGAGGCCGCCAGTAGCCTGCTTGAACACCTGGCTCCCTTCGATGTGTACCGGGGGGCCCCTCTGCCTGTCGGCACACGGAGCATTGCCTACCGGCTCCGCTTCCGCGCGGCGGACCGAACGCTGACGGACGCCGAGGCCGATCAGGTTGTCGGCAGAGTACTGCAGCGCTTGAAGGAGCGGCTCGGTGTCGAACCTCGGACCTAG
- the rpmI gene encoding 50S ribosomal protein L35, with protein sequence MPKMKTNKGVAKRFKKTASGKLKRRQAMKSHILTKKSAKRKRHLRGPELVSQADAKRLKRLLGG encoded by the coding sequence ATGCCCAAGATGAAGACCAACAAAGGCGTGGCCAAGCGCTTCAAGAAGACGGCGAGTGGCAAGCTGAAGCGCCGGCAGGCCATGAAGAGCCACATTCTGACCAAGAAGTCGGCCAAGCGGAAGCGGCATCTGCGCGGGCCGGAGCTGGTTTCGCAGGCCGATGCCAAGCGGCTCAAGCGGCTGCTGGGAGGTTGA
- the pheS gene encoding phenylalanine--tRNA ligase subunit alpha, which yields MASPWIQELEALEAEARRAVAQAANLAALEAVRVGFLGRKEGRLTALMRELAGIPADERPVVGAAANRVKAALGQLLDGRAAEFAAAQPAEQPAEDLTLPGRAIWAGARHPVTLVIDEICHVFRSLGFTRVRGPEAETTWYNFTALNTPLDHPAADEHDTFYLAPGILLRSHTSPVQIRTMQAFRPPIRVVVPGMCYRRDPFDASHAPAFEQIEGLAVDEGITFVELKATLAEFARRLFGPHTALRLRPSFFPFTEPSAEVDVSCLICGGAGCRACKGTGWLEIMGAGMVDPTVFENVGYDAERYTGFAFGMGPARVAMLRYGIPDIRLFYESDVRFLQQFA from the coding sequence ATGGCATCGCCGTGGATTCAGGAGCTCGAGGCGCTCGAGGCAGAGGCGCGCAGAGCCGTGGCGCAGGCGGCCAACCTGGCGGCACTCGAGGCCGTGCGCGTCGGCTTTCTCGGCCGGAAGGAGGGGCGGCTCACCGCCCTGATGCGCGAGCTGGCCGGAATCCCGGCCGACGAGCGGCCGGTCGTGGGCGCTGCCGCCAACCGGGTGAAGGCCGCGCTCGGCCAGCTCCTGGATGGCCGCGCCGCCGAGTTCGCCGCGGCGCAGCCCGCCGAGCAGCCGGCAGAAGATCTGACCCTGCCAGGCCGCGCGATCTGGGCGGGCGCCCGGCACCCGGTGACCCTGGTGATTGACGAGATCTGCCACGTCTTCCGCTCCCTGGGCTTCACCCGAGTCCGCGGCCCGGAGGCCGAGACCACCTGGTACAACTTCACCGCCCTGAACACGCCGCTCGATCACCCCGCGGCGGACGAGCACGACACGTTTTATCTCGCTCCCGGAATCCTGCTGCGCAGTCACACCTCGCCCGTCCAGATCCGGACCATGCAGGCGTTCCGGCCGCCCATCCGCGTGGTCGTGCCGGGAATGTGTTATCGGCGCGACCCGTTTGACGCTTCGCACGCGCCGGCCTTCGAGCAGATCGAGGGTCTGGCCGTGGACGAGGGCATCACCTTCGTGGAGCTGAAGGCCACGCTGGCCGAATTCGCCCGACGCCTCTTCGGCCCCCACACCGCGCTGCGGCTGCGCCCGTCCTTCTTCCCGTTCACTGAGCCGAGTGCCGAGGTCGACGTGAGTTGCCTCATCTGCGGGGGGGCGGGGTGCAGGGCGTGCAAGGGGACGGGCTGGCTCGAGATCATGGGGGCCGGCATGGTCGACCCCACAGTCTTCGAGAACGTTGGTTACGACGCCGAGCGGTATACCGGCTTTGCCTTCGGCATGGGTCCCGCCCGCGTGGCCATGCTGCGCTACGGGATCCCGGACATCCGACTCTTTTACGAGTCGGACGTACGCTTCCTCCAGCAGTTCGCCTGA